Sequence from the Chitinophagales bacterium genome:
TATAATATTAAGGACAAATACCTATATTTGCAACGCTTAAAATTCAAATTCAATATTATTTTATATAATGATGCGCAATATTAAAAAGCTAGGTTTATTCCTGATTTTCACCGTTTTGTCTTTGAGTATGTTGCAGGCTCAGGACGCGAAAGCAGGTAAGGCAACATTTAGAAGTAAGTGCGGTAGCTGCCACGATGTATCTCTTCAACAGAAAATGACTGGTCCTGCACTAGCAGGTGTTGTTGATCGATGGAATGCTGCAGGTGCTTTTAAAGGGAAGTCTGGAGAAGAGTGGTTAAAGACTTGGATATACAACTGGAACGATGCAGTATCTTCTGGTTATCCTTATGCAGTGAAAATGAAAGATTATGACGCCAGTGCGATGAGTGTTTTTGCGGGTCAAATTTCTGAAGAGGAATATGCTAACATGTTGGCTTACATAAAGAATCCAGCTGCGGCAGCGCCCGCTGGAGGTGACAAAACTGCAGGAACTAAAGTTTCAGCAGGGGGAGATGATAGTAAAACATCTTATACATTAGCAGTACTTGGTGCTTTGGTATTACTATTGCTTTTAGCTTATTTTCTAGGTAGAACTTCTAAGAATCTTGATTTAGTTTCTGTAGTGAAAAAAAGTGATGGTCAATACGATGTTAAGGTAGGTTCAGAAGATAAAACACCTTTTTACTTAAAGAGCTCTTTTAAATCGTTTTTATTACTTGCTACCGTCTTGTTATTTGTATTTGCTCTAGGTAAAAGTGCTATAGGACTGGGAAGACAGCAAGGCTATCAGCCTACACAGCCTATCAAGTTTTCACATGCACTGCACGCAGGTCAAAATAAAATTGAGTGTCAATATTGTCACTTCACGGCTGCTGAGAGTAAGCATGCTAATATACCTTCAGTGAGTACTTGTATGAATTGCCATGTTGCAATCCAAAGTGGACCAAAGTATGGTAAAGC
This genomic interval carries:
- a CDS encoding c-type cytochrome → MMRNIKKLGLFLIFTVLSLSMLQAQDAKAGKATFRSKCGSCHDVSLQQKMTGPALAGVVDRWNAAGAFKGKSGEEWLKTWIYNWNDAVSSGYPYAVKMKDYDASAMSVFAGQISEEEYANMLAYIKNPAAAAPAGGDKTAGTKVSAGGDDSKTSYTLAVLGALVLLLLLAYFLGRTSKNLDLVSVVKKSDGQYDVKVGSEDKTPFYLKSSFKSFLLLATVLLFVFALGKSAIGLGRQQGYQPTQPIKFSHALHAGQNKIECQYCHFTAAESKHANIPSVSTCMNCHVAIQSGPKYGKAEISKIYEAVGWDPSTNTYSKEPKKVEWVRIHNLPDHVYFNHAQHVTAGKVECQTCHGPIETMEEVYQYSPLSMGWCINCHRNHDVQFVDNAYYNTFKSFHDGMKAGDRKRVTVEDIGGTECQKCHY